A genomic stretch from Vibrio coralliilyticus includes:
- the parC gene encoding DNA topoisomerase IV subunit A: MSTEITYDGVEQLPMRKFTEDAYLNYSMYVIMDRALPYIGDGLKPVQRRIIYAMSELGLSAAAKYKKSARTVGDVLGKYHPHGDSACYEAMVLMAQPFSYRYPLVDGQGNWGAPDDPKSFAAMRYTEAKLSKFAEVLLGELGQGTVEWQPNFDGTMKEPQMLPARLPHILLNGVTGIAVGMATDIPPHNVREIADATIHLIDHPKSELSDVMNFVQGPDYPTEAEIISPKAELEKIYRTGRGSIKMRAVWHKEGSDIVITALPHQVSGAKLLEQIASQMRAKKLPMVDDLRDESDHENPTRIVVVPRSNRIDCDQLMNHLFASTDLEKNFRVNLNMIGLDNRPQVKGLVQILSEWIEFRRATVRRRLQHRLDKVLARLHILEGLLVAYLNLDEVIEIIRTEDDPKAVLMARFGITDIQADAILDTKLRHLAKLEEMKIRGEQEELEKEREKLEQLLGSERRLNTLLKKEIKADAEKYGDDRRSPLVERAEAKALTERDLVPSEPITVVLSDKGWIRHAKGHDVDAEGLNYKSGDKYLAHARGKSNQQAVFLGSDGRSYSLESHSLPSARSQGEPITGRLNINAGTNIRHVVMGEEDQLWLVGSDAGYGFVCKGSDLLSKNRSGKVLVTLPQNAEVLSPDAIRSLDQDEILAITNQGRMLLFPIKDLPQLGKGKGNKIINIPAAKAKEREEVVSHLMSLPQGASVTLYAGKRKLGLKPSDLDNFRGERGRRGSLLPRGLQRVTRIEVETSTTEEDSE; the protein is encoded by the coding sequence ATGTCTACGGAAATTACATACGATGGCGTTGAACAGTTGCCAATGCGCAAGTTCACTGAAGACGCTTATCTCAATTACTCGATGTACGTCATCATGGATCGCGCCTTGCCATACATTGGTGATGGCTTAAAGCCGGTTCAGCGACGAATCATTTATGCGATGTCAGAGCTGGGGCTCTCGGCAGCAGCAAAATACAAAAAATCCGCGCGCACGGTTGGCGATGTGTTGGGTAAATACCACCCTCACGGCGACTCCGCATGTTATGAAGCTATGGTGTTAATGGCTCAGCCGTTCTCTTATCGTTATCCATTGGTTGACGGTCAAGGTAACTGGGGTGCGCCGGATGATCCTAAATCATTCGCTGCGATGCGTTATACCGAAGCGAAATTGTCCAAGTTTGCAGAAGTTCTGCTTGGTGAACTTGGACAAGGAACCGTTGAATGGCAGCCGAACTTTGACGGTACGATGAAAGAGCCGCAAATGCTGCCAGCGCGACTGCCACATATTCTACTCAATGGCGTTACGGGTATCGCAGTAGGGATGGCGACCGATATTCCGCCACATAATGTGCGTGAAATTGCTGATGCCACTATCCATCTGATCGATCATCCTAAATCCGAACTGTCAGATGTGATGAACTTTGTTCAGGGGCCGGATTACCCAACGGAAGCTGAGATTATCTCGCCAAAAGCTGAGCTGGAAAAAATCTACCGCACTGGTCGCGGCAGTATCAAAATGCGCGCAGTATGGCATAAAGAAGGCAGTGATATTGTTATCACGGCACTGCCACATCAGGTATCGGGTGCCAAGTTACTTGAGCAAATTGCTAGCCAAATGCGAGCCAAGAAACTGCCAATGGTCGATGACCTACGTGACGAATCGGATCACGAAAACCCGACGCGTATTGTTGTGGTTCCTCGCTCAAATCGTATCGACTGTGATCAGTTGATGAACCACCTGTTTGCGTCGACGGATCTTGAAAAAAACTTCCGCGTTAATCTCAACATGATTGGCTTGGATAACCGTCCTCAGGTGAAAGGTCTGGTTCAGATCTTATCAGAGTGGATTGAGTTCCGCCGTGCGACCGTTCGCCGCCGTTTGCAGCATCGCTTGGACAAGGTCCTTGCACGTTTGCACATTTTAGAAGGTTTGTTGGTTGCTTACCTTAATTTGGATGAAGTGATAGAGATCATCCGTACGGAAGATGATCCCAAAGCAGTGCTGATGGCACGCTTCGGTATTACGGATATTCAGGCGGATGCGATTCTTGATACCAAACTTCGTCACCTTGCCAAGCTGGAAGAGATGAAGATCCGTGGTGAGCAGGAAGAGCTAGAAAAAGAACGCGAAAAGCTTGAACAGCTGCTAGGCTCTGAGCGTCGTCTGAATACGCTATTAAAGAAAGAAATCAAAGCGGATGCTGAAAAATACGGTGATGATCGCCGCTCTCCTCTTGTTGAGCGTGCGGAAGCCAAAGCCTTGACTGAGCGCGATCTTGTACCGAGCGAACCTATTACCGTTGTGCTTTCAGACAAAGGGTGGATCCGCCACGCGAAAGGTCATGATGTTGATGCTGAAGGACTGAATTACAAGTCGGGTGATAAGTACTTAGCCCATGCTCGCGGTAAGAGTAATCAGCAAGCCGTCTTCTTAGGCAGTGATGGTCGAAGCTACTCGTTAGAGTCACACTCATTGCCTTCAGCGAGAAGTCAAGGTGAGCCTATCACGGGACGTCTGAATATTAATGCAGGGACTAACATTCGCCATGTGGTGATGGGGGAAGAAGACCAGTTATGGTTGGTCGGTTCTGATGCCGGTTATGGCTTTGTGTGTAAAGGAAGTGATTTACTGTCGAAAAACCGCAGTGGTAAAGTACTAGTCACGTTGCCTCAAAATGCTGAGGTCTTGAGCCCGGATGCGATCCGTAGCCTGGACCAAGATGAGATTTTGGCTATTACCAATCAAGGGCGAATGTTGTTATTCCCTATCAAGGATTTACCTCAGTTAGGCAAAGGTAAGGGCAACAAGATCATTAATATTCCAGCGGCCAAAGCCAAAGAGCGGGAAGAAGTGGTTTCTCATCTGATGTCGTTACCTCAAGGGGCATCGGTGACGCTCTATGCCGGTAAACGTAAACTTGGCTTGAAGCCAAGCGACCTGGATAATTTCCGCGGTGAGCGTGGTCGTCGAGGTAGTTTGCTACCGAGAGGTTTACAGCGGGTAACCCGTATTGAAGTTGAAACTTCTACCACAGAAGAAGACAGCGAATAA
- the parE gene encoding DNA topoisomerase IV subunit B: MTEQYNAGAIEVLNGLEPVRRRPGMYTDTARPNHLGQEVIDNSVDEALAGHASKVQVILHADQSLEVIDDGRGMPVDIHPEEKVSGVELILCKLHAGGKFSNKNYQFSGGLHGVGISVVNALSKRVEVTVRREGQVYEIAFEHGDKVSDLTVTGTCGRRNKGTSVHFWPDAKYFDSANFSVTRLVNNLRAKAVLCPGLEITFSDKVNGNEHKWLYEDGLKDYLAEGVKGYTVLPEEPFTGEFSAETEAANWAVIWQPEGGEMITESYVNLIPTAQGGTHVNGLRQGLLDAMREFCEFRNLLPRGVKLTGDDVFDRCSYVLSVKMQDPQFAGQTKERLSSRQTAAFVSGVVKDAFSLWLNEKPQLAEQLAEVCIANAHRRMRASKKVVRKKVASGPALPGKLTDCSVQDLNRTEIFFVEGDSAGGSAKQARDREFQAVMPLRGKILNTWEVSADQVLASQEVHDISVALGIDPDSDNLESLRYGKICILADADSDGLHIATLLCALFTRHFRALVEAGHIYVAMPPLYRIDCGKEVFYALDDDEKEGILERLSKKKAKINVQRFKGLGEMNPLQLRETTMDPNTRRLVQLTIDDSQATMEMMDMLLGKKRADDRRSWLQNNGDLAEV, translated from the coding sequence ATGACTGAACAATATAATGCTGGAGCCATTGAGGTTCTTAATGGTTTGGAGCCTGTACGTCGCCGACCAGGGATGTATACGGATACAGCGCGCCCTAACCACTTGGGACAAGAAGTCATCGACAACAGTGTCGATGAAGCGCTAGCCGGACACGCTTCAAAAGTTCAAGTAATTCTGCATGCCGATCAATCTCTGGAAGTGATCGATGATGGCCGAGGCATGCCTGTTGATATTCACCCGGAAGAGAAAGTCTCCGGCGTTGAACTTATTCTGTGTAAACTCCACGCGGGTGGTAAGTTTTCCAATAAAAACTATCAATTCTCTGGTGGTCTTCACGGTGTAGGTATTTCGGTTGTAAATGCCTTATCAAAACGTGTTGAAGTAACGGTACGTCGTGAAGGACAAGTGTATGAAATTGCATTTGAGCACGGCGATAAAGTATCTGACTTAACGGTCACAGGCACTTGTGGACGTCGTAACAAAGGTACCAGTGTTCACTTCTGGCCTGATGCTAAATATTTTGATTCTGCCAATTTCTCCGTCACTCGTTTGGTGAATAACTTACGAGCTAAAGCGGTACTTTGCCCAGGGTTAGAAATCACTTTCTCTGATAAAGTGAACGGTAACGAACACAAATGGCTGTACGAAGATGGACTGAAAGACTATCTAGCAGAAGGTGTGAAAGGTTATACCGTCTTGCCTGAAGAGCCGTTTACTGGAGAATTCTCTGCGGAGACCGAGGCGGCTAACTGGGCGGTGATTTGGCAGCCGGAAGGTGGTGAGATGATCACCGAAAGCTACGTAAACCTGATCCCGACAGCTCAAGGCGGCACCCACGTAAATGGATTGCGCCAAGGCTTGCTTGATGCGATGCGAGAGTTTTGTGAGTTCCGTAACCTGCTTCCTCGTGGTGTTAAGCTCACGGGGGACGATGTCTTTGACCGCTGTTCCTACGTATTGTCGGTTAAGATGCAAGACCCTCAATTTGCCGGTCAAACCAAAGAACGTCTGTCTTCGCGTCAAACCGCTGCCTTTGTTTCTGGCGTGGTAAAGGATGCGTTTAGCTTATGGCTGAATGAGAAGCCGCAACTGGCTGAACAGCTGGCAGAAGTTTGTATTGCCAATGCACATCGGCGAATGCGTGCAAGTAAAAAAGTGGTACGTAAAAAAGTGGCTTCAGGGCCAGCCTTGCCGGGTAAATTAACGGACTGCTCAGTACAAGATCTAAACCGTACCGAAATCTTCTTTGTCGAGGGTGACTCGGCTGGTGGTTCAGCGAAGCAGGCTCGCGATCGAGAGTTTCAGGCTGTCATGCCGCTTCGCGGTAAAATTCTTAATACTTGGGAAGTGTCTGCTGACCAAGTATTAGCCTCTCAAGAAGTCCATGATATTTCGGTTGCGCTGGGTATTGACCCAGACAGTGATAACCTTGAAAGCTTACGTTACGGCAAGATCTGTATCTTGGCCGATGCCGACTCCGATGGACTACATATTGCAACATTGCTCTGTGCATTGTTTACCCGCCACTTCAGAGCTCTGGTAGAAGCGGGTCATATCTATGTGGCTATGCCACCACTCTATCGTATTGATTGTGGTAAAGAAGTCTTTTATGCCCTTGATGATGATGAGAAAGAAGGCATCTTAGAACGTTTGTCGAAGAAAAAAGCTAAGATCAATGTCCAGCGATTCAAAGGTTTGGGTGAAATGAATCCACTTCAGCTACGTGAAACGACTATGGATCCGAATACTCGCCGCTTGGTTCAGCTCACGATTGATGACTCTCAGGCAACCATGGAAATGATGGATATGCTACTTGGTAAGAAACGTGCTGATGACCGCCGTTCTTGGCTACAAAACAACGGGGATTTGGCAGAGGTTTAA
- the yqiA gene encoding esterase YqiA has translation MQPSLLLYIHGFNSSPLSHKANVMKEYCQQYRPDIKVVVPQLPCFPKQAAECLLDIIETHLNDYQIGLVGSSLGGYMSMWLNAQFGFRAVVVNPAVKPYELLSDYLGEQENPYTQQRYVLKDTHIDELKVLDTPVIKQPEDFWLLQQTEDEVLDYRQAVEKFSGAKQTVEQGGDHSFVDFERYPKHIIEFLQL, from the coding sequence ATGCAACCTTCATTACTGCTTTATATTCATGGTTTTAACAGTTCTCCTTTGTCTCATAAAGCTAATGTTATGAAGGAGTATTGCCAGCAATATCGTCCTGATATTAAGGTTGTTGTTCCTCAATTACCTTGTTTTCCCAAGCAAGCTGCAGAATGTTTGCTGGACATTATTGAAACGCACCTTAACGATTATCAAATTGGCTTGGTGGGCAGTTCGCTGGGTGGGTATATGTCCATGTGGCTCAATGCTCAATTTGGTTTTAGAGCAGTGGTGGTTAACCCTGCGGTGAAACCTTATGAGTTACTTTCTGACTATTTAGGCGAGCAGGAAAACCCCTACACACAGCAACGCTATGTTTTAAAAGACACCCATATTGATGAATTAAAAGTGTTGGATACGCCAGTCATCAAACAACCGGAAGATTTCTGGCTTTTACAACAAACAGAAGACGAGGTGTTGGATTATCGTCAGGCGGTTGAAAAGTTTAGCGGAGCTAAACAAACCGTTGAACAGGGAGGAGATCATAGTTTTGTCGACTTTGAACGCTACCCTAAGCATATCATTGAGTTTCTCCAGCTATAG
- the cpdA gene encoding 3',5'-cyclic-AMP phosphodiesterase, with translation MKVTSSSSDGRIRLLQITDTHLFEAADGSLLSVNTGDSFKAVVEAIVEENPAYDAVLATGDISQDHSEASYHRFEQGIVPLKKTCFWLPGNHDFKPSMTSVIPSPQIQQIEHVLLGETWQMIMLDSQVVGVPHGRLSDKQFALLEEKLVQYPERHALILLHHHPMLVGSAWLDQHSLKDSEDFWQLVDQHNNVKAVLCGHVHQDMNVMRNEVRVMATPSTCVQFKPNSDDFALDNQSPGWRELLLHDDGNVTTEVKRLPAGRFQPDFNSTGY, from the coding sequence TTGAAAGTAACGTCGAGCTCATCAGATGGTCGCATCAGGCTGCTTCAAATTACAGATACTCATCTGTTTGAAGCAGCAGATGGAAGCCTATTGAGTGTGAATACAGGTGACAGCTTTAAGGCTGTTGTTGAAGCTATTGTCGAAGAAAATCCTGCCTATGACGCTGTTTTGGCGACAGGGGATATTTCACAGGATCATAGCGAAGCGTCATATCATCGTTTTGAGCAAGGTATTGTACCGCTCAAGAAAACCTGTTTTTGGCTCCCTGGCAATCATGATTTTAAACCGAGCATGACCTCGGTGATTCCTTCTCCACAGATTCAGCAAATTGAGCATGTACTGCTTGGTGAAACATGGCAGATGATTATGCTTGACTCTCAAGTTGTGGGAGTGCCTCATGGTCGTTTGAGCGATAAGCAATTTGCACTGCTGGAAGAAAAATTAGTTCAGTATCCAGAACGTCACGCTTTGATCCTATTGCATCACCATCCCATGCTTGTGGGCAGTGCTTGGTTAGACCAACATTCTTTGAAAGATTCAGAGGATTTTTGGCAATTGGTCGATCAGCATAATAATGTCAAAGCAGTCCTGTGTGGCCATGTGCACCAAGACATGAATGTGATGAGAAATGAAGTGCGGGTTATGGCCACGCCTTCAACCTGTGTACAATTTAAACCCAACTCAGATGACTTTGCTTTGGATAACCAGTCTCCGGGGTGGCGTGAATTATTGCTCCACGATGATGGAAATGTGACTACCGAAGTGAAACGTCTACCCGCAGGTAGGTTCCAACCTGACTTTAACTCAACGGGTTATTAA
- a CDS encoding DUF1249 family protein, with translation MAQVAVKKPYHVDLSELMRTYETNYAKLNALLPSRAKVGNVRCYQAANMTYQIQVVEVTKYTTLVDICQSDDIPVFPLPKMSVRLYHDARVAEVCECEHLKRVNARYEYPNDKMVQQDEKVQLNRFLGDWLSFCLRHGISRTPLNI, from the coding sequence ATGGCACAAGTAGCAGTAAAAAAGCCGTATCACGTTGATTTATCAGAATTGATGCGGACTTATGAAACCAATTACGCCAAATTAAATGCTTTGCTTCCAAGTAGAGCAAAGGTTGGTAATGTGCGCTGCTATCAGGCTGCTAACATGACATATCAAATTCAAGTGGTCGAAGTCACAAAGTACACAACTTTGGTCGATATTTGTCAAAGTGATGATATCCCGGTGTTTCCATTGCCAAAAATGTCTGTCAGGCTCTACCACGATGCTCGCGTAGCAGAGGTGTGTGAGTGTGAGCATTTAAAACGAGTGAATGCTCGATACGAATACCCCAATGACAAAATGGTTCAGCAAGATGAAAAAGTGCAACTGAACCGTTTTTTGGGTGATTGGTTATCTTTTTGTTTAAGGCATGGTATTAGCCGGACGCCGCTCAATATTTAG
- the nudF gene encoding ADP-ribose diphosphatase — MQLSDSQQSEFTPQDVEILSKETLFKGFFRMIKYRFRHKLFEGGWSEVIEREMFERGHAAALLPYDPVTDQVVLIEQIRVGALEHDHPWQFEIVAGVIDTNESSEQVVRREAVEEAGISVDYVTKVTSYYPSSGGCSEKLDVYVGKVDASTAQGVHGLDYEGEDIRVHVVSRETAYQWVTNGKFENGASIIALQWLQLNYQTLREQWHK, encoded by the coding sequence ATGCAACTATCTGATAGTCAACAAAGTGAATTTACTCCACAAGATGTAGAAATCCTCTCAAAAGAGACACTATTTAAGGGCTTTTTTAGGATGATTAAGTATCGCTTTCGACATAAGTTGTTTGAAGGTGGCTGGAGTGAGGTTATTGAGCGTGAAATGTTCGAGCGAGGGCACGCTGCGGCGTTACTGCCTTATGATCCAGTAACGGATCAGGTTGTATTGATTGAACAGATTCGTGTCGGTGCGCTGGAACATGATCACCCTTGGCAATTTGAAATTGTGGCGGGGGTGATTGATACCAATGAATCTTCAGAGCAGGTTGTGCGTCGCGAAGCGGTTGAGGAAGCGGGGATCTCCGTTGACTATGTAACCAAGGTGACGTCTTATTACCCTTCTTCTGGTGGTTGCTCCGAGAAACTGGATGTTTACGTTGGGAAAGTGGATGCATCCACCGCTCAAGGCGTTCATGGTTTAGACTATGAAGGTGAGGATATTCGAGTTCATGTGGTCAGTCGTGAGACCGCCTATCAATGGGTCACAAACGGAAAATTTGAAAATGGCGCTTCGATTATTGCACTGCAATGGTTGCAGCTGAATTACCAAACGCTAAGAGAACAATGGCACAAGTAG
- the tolC gene encoding outer membrane channel protein TolC: protein MKKLLPLFISAALGSLSTNAFADTLTEIYNQAKENDPTLLSAAATRDSAFEAVTSSRATLLPQIDLTASYDFDRGEYNDADNDKDTWTAKLGFTQELYKRSSWLTLDTAEKTARQADATYAAAQQDLILRVATAYFEVLKAQDNLAFVQAEKAAVGRQLEQTKQRFEVGLSAITDVHDAQAQYDTVLADEVLAENSLINSYEGLREITGIEHDDLNVLDIDRFSATKIQSPVDSLVKEAQEKNLNLLSSRIAQDIAKDNISLQSSGHLPSLTLDGGYTLAEQKNSTSSSSDYDSDNFNVGLNLSVPIYSGGSTTSLTKQAEFDYVAASQDLEATYRSVVKDVRAFNNNISASIGALRAYEQTVVSARSALEATEAGFDVGTRTIVDVLDSTRNLYDANKNLSNARYDYILSVLQLRQAVGTLSEQDILDINAGLKEAPANS, encoded by the coding sequence ATGAAAAAACTGCTTCCACTATTTATCAGTGCAGCACTTGGCAGCTTAAGCACCAACGCTTTTGCTGACACACTGACGGAAATTTACAATCAAGCAAAAGAAAACGACCCAACATTACTTAGCGCAGCTGCTACCCGCGACTCTGCATTTGAAGCGGTGACTTCTAGCCGTGCCACTTTACTCCCTCAAATTGATCTGACAGCAAGCTACGACTTTGATCGCGGTGAGTACAATGACGCAGACAATGACAAGGATACTTGGACAGCTAAACTAGGTTTTACTCAAGAGTTGTATAAACGTTCTAGCTGGCTCACTCTAGATACAGCGGAGAAAACGGCACGCCAGGCGGATGCAACCTATGCGGCTGCTCAGCAAGATCTTATTCTTCGCGTCGCTACCGCCTATTTTGAAGTGTTAAAAGCGCAAGATAACCTGGCTTTTGTCCAAGCAGAGAAAGCGGCTGTGGGTCGTCAACTAGAACAAACCAAACAGCGTTTTGAAGTAGGACTTTCTGCGATTACAGACGTCCATGATGCACAAGCACAGTACGATACTGTTTTAGCAGATGAAGTGCTGGCCGAAAACAGTTTGATCAACAGCTACGAAGGTTTACGCGAAATCACGGGCATAGAGCATGATGATCTCAATGTATTAGATATTGACCGTTTCTCTGCGACCAAGATTCAATCGCCAGTAGACTCTCTAGTTAAAGAGGCCCAAGAGAAGAACCTAAACTTACTTTCTTCACGCATCGCCCAAGACATCGCTAAAGATAATATTTCTCTGCAGAGCTCAGGCCACCTTCCTTCATTGACTTTAGATGGCGGCTATACATTGGCCGAACAAAAGAACAGTACATCCAGTTCAAGTGATTATGACTCGGACAATTTCAATGTTGGGCTAAATCTGTCTGTGCCAATTTATAGCGGTGGCTCAACAACCTCTCTGACTAAGCAAGCGGAATTTGATTACGTAGCGGCAAGCCAAGATTTAGAAGCGACTTACCGCAGCGTGGTGAAAGACGTTCGTGCCTTTAATAACAACATCAGTGCTTCGATTGGTGCACTACGCGCTTATGAACAGACCGTAGTGTCGGCTCGTTCAGCGTTAGAAGCCACTGAAGCGGGCTTTGATGTAGGTACCCGTACTATCGTAGACGTTCTTGACTCAACTCGTAACTTGTACGATGCAAACAAGAACCTTTCTAACGCACGTTACGATTACATCCTAAGTGTGTTGCAGCTTCGTCAAGCAGTCGGCACGTTAAGCGAGCAAGATATCCTAGATATCAATGCTGGTCTGAAAGAAGCTCCAGCTAACAGCTAA